The genomic window AGGTTGGTCTCTACCTGGTATTTGCGTGCGTAGTATCCATCAAAATAATCGGTTACAGCAGCGACGATATAGATAGCTAAAGCAACTGCTTTTAGCCAGAATTCACCCTGGAACCATAGAACTAAAAAAACGGGTGACAGAATTATTCTTGTACCACTTAGAATATTCGGAATGCGATGCATGTGCGAAGATAGGAATTATTTGGTTTATGGTTAATGGTTATTGGAAGGGCGACTCACCAATAACCATTAACCATAAACGATTACTTTATTGTTACGGCTGGCATTTTGCTGTTGGAATGGTGAATTTTGAGCCCATGCAAGCACAGTTGATATCCATTGGTAATGAGCTTTTAATTGGTGACACAATAAACACGAATGCTTCCTGGATGGGGCAATTCCTTAATGATTTGGGTATTGAAGTTACCAGGGTACATACTATCTCGGATGATTCTGACTTAATAAAAAAAACGGTTAAGTCCTGTATGGAAGCTTCCGATTTAGTTATCACGACCGGAGGACTTGGGCCTACCCATGATGACATTACCAAAACAAGTATTGCGGAGCTTTTTAACGTTGGCTTATACAAGAACGAAGAGGTAGATCAATACGTGAGGGAATTATTCAAAAGCAGGAATATTCCCTTTTCTGAATCAAATGCCTGGCAAGCGATGGTACCTGAGAATTGTGAAGTACTTTTTAATAAGGCTGGAACAGCTCCGGGGATGTGGTTTCACGAAATGGATTGTTATCTAGCTGTACTTCCAGGAGTGCCTTATGAAATGAAATATTTGATGAAGCGGAGAGTAGCTTCAAAATTGAGAAATGTTTCTGAGAACATAGGATACATTCACACAGAATACCTTAAGGTTGCGGGAATTGGAGAAAGTACTCTTAGCGATACAATTCTAGGGGATTTATCAAGCTTTTTAACTAATGGTGTATCACTCGCTTTTTTGCCTTCCTTTGGTCAGGTAACACTTCGCATAACTGGTAAAGGTGAAACCAAAGAAGCAGCCACAGAACATGCTCAAAAACTGATTGATTTCATACGCGAGAAAACAGATCCTTTTATTTATGGAGAAACCAAAGAGGCTTCAATAAGTGAATCTCTTGGTACGATACTCAAAGAAAAAGAATTTACTGTTGCCACTGCTGAAAGCTGTACAGGAGGACTCCTGGCCAGTAAAATCACAGATATTTCAGGAAGTAGTGCCTACATGTTAGGAGGGATTGTTTCCTACGCAAATGAAGTTAAAATCAAGCAGCTTGGAGTTCTTCAGCAAGACTTGGATACCGTTGGCGCAGTGAGCAAACAAGTGGCATTACAGATGGCAAAAGGAGTAGCCGAAAATCTGGGCGCGGATATAGGAATTTCAACCACTGGTATAGCCGGCCCCGGAGGGGGAAGCCCTGAAAAGCCAGTAGGTACGGTATGGATTGGATTTTACAGCTCAGAACAACATTTTGCGGTAAAGGCGTTGTTTACCAAAGATCGACTTGTTAATAAAGAGCGTACGGTAGTCACGGCGCTTGAAATTATACGTCGAGTTTTAATTGGGATAGAGGAACTCCCATATTCATTAAAAAAAGAAACTTCTTGATCAGCAGATGTACATTATTGGTCTTGGTGGTTGTTTGTTTAGCCACTGCTGAAATTTCAGCTCAAGTGCTGCCAGACTCGGTGTCTACAGATTCTTTAGCAATTGATACTCCTACTCCCGATTCATTGTTGAATGCTGAAACGCTTCGCGATGTTAGTTTGCCCGAGGAAAAACTCCCTGAAAATATAATACCCTGGAAGCAATTCACTCCGGCCAGTTTTAGCCAGGTTTCTAATGATAGTCTTCTCCGCTGGCAGGTTTGGCCCAATTGGGGAGATTATTATGCTTATCGGCATGATGTGCTTTCATTTAGACAGGGAACCATTGGAAGGGTAGATGCTTTCCAAATCTCCGGGTACAATCCCTATGAGCAAAGCCTGACTCTTGACGGAATTGATCTTTCGAATCCAATAACAGGACTAATCAATTACAATTACGTTCCACATAGTAAAATTGGAGAAGTAATTGAGCAGAAAATGATTCGCTATCAATCTGAAGTGAGGCTTAAGAGGTATTATCTGGTTGAGCCACTGAGCTATATGAATTACGATGAAGCCAAGTTTAATTACAGAAATCTCGAATTTTCGGTAGCTCAAAATTTTACCGAGAGAACAAACCTTGAATTATCTTTTTGGGATCGAAGAGATGGAGATAGCTATCCGAGAAATGATGTGCTTGGCAACCAAATTGTCGCTCGAGGTTATCACTACCTTAAGCCAAATCTCCAGTTGAGAAGTTTATTTCTCCGCAATCAGTTTGAATTACAGGAGCCTTTCGGGTATGTAGTAAGCGACCCATTGGCCTTT from Balneola sp. includes these protein-coding regions:
- a CDS encoding competence/damage-inducible protein A — protein: MVNFEPMQAQLISIGNELLIGDTINTNASWMGQFLNDLGIEVTRVHTISDDSDLIKKTVKSCMEASDLVITTGGLGPTHDDITKTSIAELFNVGLYKNEEVDQYVRELFKSRNIPFSESNAWQAMVPENCEVLFNKAGTAPGMWFHEMDCYLAVLPGVPYEMKYLMKRRVASKLRNVSENIGYIHTEYLKVAGIGESTLSDTILGDLSSFLTNGVSLAFLPSFGQVTLRITGKGETKEAATEHAQKLIDFIREKTDPFIYGETKEASISESLGTILKEKEFTVATAESCTGGLLASKITDISGSSAYMLGGIVSYANEVKIKQLGVLQQDLDTVGAVSKQVALQMAKGVAENLGADIGISTTGIAGPGGGSPEKPVGTVWIGFYSSEQHFAVKALFTKDRLVNKERTVVTALEIIRRVLIGIEELPYSLKKETS